DNA sequence from the Methanofollis formosanus genome:
GGTGTGCTTTTTATGATTTCCCGAAGAGGGAACAAATCTACTTTCTTGATGGCATTAATCTCTGTAACTCCAGTTTTCATTGCATTTTTCTTTAATATTTCCGGTGGTACACTGATTGAGGAGCGCTGGTTTTATTTCGGTGAGATCCTTTTAAGTGTTCCATTAGCGCTCACTGTTCTCTTTTTGGGGACATGGATATGTAAGAAACCAGAGTCCCAATGTTTCTTTATCTCTGGATTCATAGTAGCCTTGAGTTTTCTAACATTTACAGGCATGTTTGTCGGTCTTGACAACAACGAACTAACTCCGGTCTCAGCAACATCCCTTTATTATACGCAATCTGAAATGGCAGGTAGTGACTTTGTTGGGGCCAGGTCAATAGGATTGATCTCTTCGGATGTAACGTACTGCGTAAATCCGAGCAGCAGCGTATATATGAATCTCTATAATATCAATGGTGAACGGCTACAGATGCTGGATATATCGTATTTTACAGGGAGGTTCAGGCATGACGGATCAGTCAAGGTAGTGAGAAATCTCTATTTAGATGAAATCCAGAGAAAAAGCCTCCTGTCAAATTCTATATTCCCGGATGTCGACATATATTTGTCAAATTTAGACTTCTATAAGATATATGATAATTCTGCAATCACGGTTTATACCGATAAACTCAACATCGATAATAGAGCATATCCAACTCCGTAGGAATACTCAAAATGGCTATCTCTGTGGGGGGATGGCCACCCTCCGAATCCTCTGCGTCAAGGTAGGACGAGACTGCTATCGCAACTCCCTCTTCATGTCCATTGGCTGTGCCTTCCCGGCCCAATCTTCATCGTGGGGTTCCGAGGGCAGCGCCCCCGGCGCGAGTGAGGGAGGGAGGCGAATGTTCAAAACGTGCGATTAGAAGACGCAATGATCCGAAGTACCACCCAAAATCTTCGGATATTCTCTGCCGCCTCGAGCCGGGGGACGTTGCCCGCCGGACCCCCCACGGACAGAAGATGGGTGGGGGTGGCAATTGAGTGAGGGTTCCACCGATTCTTCTGTCTTGAAAAGAGAGAGCAAGCGACGAGAAATTTTCGTCGCGTATGCTTGAAGCATGATATCGCCTCATGCTGAATTCTACGCAGCCCAAAATGAAATTTTGATTACGGTTTCATTTCGTTGAGTATTTTTTCTGCCCGAGAATACCATGAGTACTTGCGAATAAAATCATTCTTTGCATTCTCACCGAGTTGGATACGTACATCTTCTCTTTCGGATAAGAACGTTAACGCCTCTTTCCACGAATTAATGTCATCTGGATCGCACAATAGAGCATTATGTCCGTTCTCCAGCACTTCTCGTAAAACCGGGAGATCCGAACAGATGATAGCTTTTCCCGCAGCCATGTACTCAAATATTTTCAAAGGAGAGGTCCATTTCCCGATATCCTCATCTGTAATACAGGTCGAGACGTGTTTCTGGTTTGGAACCAGAGTGACGTCAAAGGCAAGGATGTACTCGACTGTTTTGGCATGAGGTAAAAAGCCGTAAAAGAAAATATTCTGCTGATCTTTGGTTTTCTTCCTCCAGTACGAGATATCTTTCTCAGCCCCCCCCACGATATGAAAATCAGCCCAATCACACTGGCGTACGAGGTTCGAGATCACCTCCATTCCTTTGCCCTTATAGAGGTGACCAACATAGCCGACCTGTAATTTATTCTCCTTGTTAAGCAACAATATCGGCCTTCTATCTTCTGGCACGGGATCTGCTCCATCAGGAGCGACAATAATATTCTCTGATAGAATAGGATCCCTCTTAGAATAATACTCCTTTAATGCGTGGGTAATAACAACAAGTTTCTGAAACACAGGCTTTGCGATAAGATTTCGAAACATCCGTGAATAAAAATAATTTTCTATCGGAGCATGGGATTCAAATACCACTGGTAGGTCCAGTAAGGAAGCGAAAAAACAACCCGGAAGATCTCTTCCATATATGATATCTGGTTGCATTCTTCTTATTTTTCCTCCTGCAAGAATACCAGAGATAATTCCTTTCCCTTTGACTGGGAGGAGAGGAAGATACAGAATTTCAAAACATTTTTCCACACCGTAAAAGGAGAACACATCTTCAACACCCGGTTCACGATCGATCTTCCTGTCGGGAACGATCAATGTGACCTCGTGCCCATTTTGAGCAAATGCCTGGCACATCTTCATAACATGAATACTGCTTGCCGTGCGAGATGGGATGGTCGAGGTGGCAATATACACAATGTTCATGCCCGCACTCCCACTCACTCCAATGGGTTCTCAACACAATTTGCTGCCAGCCCGAGCAACACACAAAACGCATCCCCGTGATCCTTTCTCCGTCGCATATGCTCCTCCCAGAGCATATCCAGGTCCAGCCATGGCACAACCTGATTATCCCTTAGGTACTCAAACGCAGTTCCAAGCGTCGCTTGATAGTCCTCCCGGTTGCGGAACATCTCGTTGTAGTCGAGGTAGTTTGCCATGAGTGACGATCTGATCCCAAACTGCGGGGCTCGCGCCTGCATCTGTGAACGGAATATGTACACCCACTTTTGTATCATTGCATGCACGCCATGGCTCCACCTGGTCCCATAATTTATCTTTCCTGGCAGTGAGAAGAGTTTGGGGAACTTCAGATTGAGCATCTCAACATAGAGATTCTGCCCTTTGCGTACTTTGCGTGGTGCAGCGAGCCAGTACCCTCCCCAGGCACTGTCTGCAAAAGGAGCAATCACTCGGGCACCGTTTCTCTCTTTGCCGATGAGAGCCCCCCAGTCATCCCATTTTTCTGTAGGGGTGACTATCGGTGCTTCAGAAAATGCAACACAATAGACGTGCCATGATCTCTGAATTTTTTCATGATCTATGATATTTGCCGGGAGATTTTGTGGACTCCGGCATACTTCATCGGGATTGAAATCAATTGCATGTATCTGTTGTGACTTTGATCTCCGTAATTTTTCTGAAAACTTTTTTGTTTTTTCGTCATAGGTCATCGACATATCAGAGGGCTGAAGACCGGTGAGTGCATCTCCCAGAAATCCGCTCCAGATAGTATCGGATGTGCTGGAAACCAGATTTCGACAGAAAGAGTTGAACATTACATCAGGCACAGGTGCCCATGGTGATGCGAGAACTGACTCTCTGAGAGTCTCCCAGGTAAAATCAATAGATCTCAAGTCGAGTGTATGATGGTTCACGCCTGCCAGGTCGGCGACTATCTTGCCCAGATCATAATCCAGATGACCTGGCACGCCGAAGGTGACGGTTGTTATCTGATCTGAATCAATACGTTCCAGCAATGCGCCAAGGATAGCACGACTGTCCCAACCACCGCTGAGAGGGATGATATGGCGTCCTGATGGGGCCAGTTCGACAAGAGCATCGAAGAGAATGTCAAACCTTTCTGCCGCCTCGCGGAGGGAATATTCTCTGCCTATGGATTCCGGGGTCATGCAGCCGGATACCCAGGCAGGAAATTCCCTGGGAGGGAGAAACCCACACCAGAGATATTGATTAATCTGAACCGGATCCATACTCATCGCTGAATCTCCTGAGAATTGACCCTTGATGAGACGGTTGTCCCCTGATCTGGTACACAAAAGTCACCCCCAGCTCCCCTCCTTAGTTTGTGCTATACACCATCTTTTCTTTCAAAAAGGTATGCTCGAAACCTATCATCAAAGATGTCCATAAAAGATAATAGCACACATACGCAACGCCTGCACCAATCAACCCCATCGATTCGAGAAATAGAAACAACAATGGGAAATACACAATTGTACTCGAAAGGTGCACCCAAAATGTCGTTTTTGGTCGACCCATCGATAACATCGCCGGCGATAACGGAAAACCATAAATGGCGATAACCATCGCGAACATATACCAGATAAGCACAGGCTGAGCAGCAATATACTCTGCTCCAAAGACAAGCTGGATAAAGAAGGATCCAAAGAGAATAAAAATTACCCAGATTATTGCTGCTCCCCCTCCTGCAACAAACCCTGATCGGACCATGAGTTGGCTGAACCGTTTAACATCCCCTCTTGTCCATAACCTTGAGAGATCGGGATAGATCGCTTGATATAACGGATCCGAAATCATGGCAGGAATCGCGGCAATTTGTTTTGCAATTTTATATAATCCTGCGCTTTCGACTCCTATAACGCCTCCAACAATCATGGTATCAAACTCACGAGAGGTCAATCTGATAGAACTGTTCAAATTTGTTGTTAATATAAATCCCCAGATCCCTGGATGCTGCGTTGAAATGTTTCTGATCGTCACCTTATGTATCCCTGAGAAACCCTGTTTATGAAGCTCGCGCCAGCCCAGAACGAAAAGTAACAATTGGCCCAGAATTGTCGTTGTCATCCAGAGAATAAGAACGAACCAGAGGTCTGCACCGGTGAAAAATAGAATTACGATCCCAATGAATTTTATTGATGACGATAGTATGTTCTGTACTGCAAATAATCCGAAGCGATTGAATAGCCGGAGTAATCCTGTAGGAGTGCCACTGATATTGAACAGGATAACGAAACTATAGAGTGCAGCCATGGATACCGTTTTGCTCTCCCATGATAGCCATTGACCAATCCATGAGACGAACACCGCGGCAACGAAGGTCCCGAAAATTGCTGTGGATATATCCAGCAGTGTACAAAATTTAACAATGCTCTTGAATTCATTACGGTTTTCTCTTTCCAGCGCTTCAGCTCCATACTTGATCAGGGCTTGCCATGATTGAAAATTCAATAATTGATCCACGATGGTAACGTAGGTCGTGATGAGCACAAGCATGCCAAACTGTGTCGACTCGAGAATCCGAGCGGTAATTGCATATGTAAAGAATCCCATTACCCATGCAATCATATTTCCACTCAGAAGGGTGCCGGCATTCTTAAAAAGCAGCTTAAAAGAATCTTCTTTGAACCATTGATAGAGTGTTTTCAGGGGAAAATGCTGAATTATATTTAAAAAATAACTAAAATTCATGATCTCTGCCTTACTTATTTGATGCCCGGGGTGGAAGCCTGATCTCTTATAATACTAACAGGTGCTCATTCTACTGTTGTCTATTAATCTGGATTTTTTACCGTTGGTTTCTAATCGGAAACGCTTTTATTTTTATGAGGAATTGGAATCTTTCTAGAGTGTACAATA
Encoded proteins:
- a CDS encoding glycosyltransferase family 4 protein, whose product is MNIVYIATSTIPSRTASSIHVMKMCQAFAQNGHEVTLIVPDRKIDREPGVEDVFSFYGVEKCFEILYLPLLPVKGKGIISGILAGGKIRRMQPDIIYGRDLPGCFFASLLDLPVVFESHAPIENYFYSRMFRNLIAKPVFQKLVVITHALKEYYSKRDPILSENIIVAPDGADPVPEDRRPILLLNKENKLQVGYVGHLYKGKGMEVISNLVRQCDWADFHIVGGAEKDISYWRKKTKDQQNIFFYGFLPHAKTVEYILAFDVTLVPNQKHVSTCITDEDIGKWTSPLKIFEYMAAGKAIICSDLPVLREVLENGHNALLCDPDDINSWKEALTFLSEREDVRIQLGENAKNDFIRKYSWYSRAEKILNEMKP
- a CDS encoding lipopolysaccharide biosynthesis protein; amino-acid sequence: MNFSYFLNIIQHFPLKTLYQWFKEDSFKLLFKNAGTLLSGNMIAWVMGFFTYAITARILESTQFGMLVLITTYVTIVDQLLNFQSWQALIKYGAEALERENRNEFKSIVKFCTLLDISTAIFGTFVAAVFVSWIGQWLSWESKTVSMAALYSFVILFNISGTPTGLLRLFNRFGLFAVQNILSSSIKFIGIVILFFTGADLWFVLILWMTTTILGQLLLFVLGWRELHKQGFSGIHKVTIRNISTQHPGIWGFILTTNLNSSIRLTSREFDTMIVGGVIGVESAGLYKIAKQIAAIPAMISDPLYQAIYPDLSRLWTRGDVKRFSQLMVRSGFVAGGGAAIIWVIFILFGSFFIQLVFGAEYIAAQPVLIWYMFAMVIAIYGFPLSPAMLSMGRPKTTFWVHLSSTIVYFPLLFLFLESMGLIGAGVAYVCYYLLWTSLMIGFEHTFLKEKMVYSTN